A genomic region of Podarcis raffonei isolate rPodRaf1 chromosome 13, rPodRaf1.pri, whole genome shotgun sequence contains the following coding sequences:
- the LOC128400668 gene encoding octopamine receptor-like isoform X1, giving the protein MDINISLLSNICSATLSLVKAGANQTEAGIGFQQVAIGLILAFIDLATLLGNTVVFICPLMEKRLRTVTYMFIMSLAMADFLVACLVMPFSIVYEVTGMWMFGREFCKVWISFDVMFCTASIVTLCFISLDRYCSVVTPYRYSKRMSRQRCVIMTCAVWIYSSLISFLPVMKGWNEIPGVDFDATKECVFVTNWVFAIVASALAFFIPFAIMCSMYFFIYRASRLKASRIVSQTLDLHYHPQSKRQNSLQLENKATRTISILISVFILCWLPYFVFNVWLATKGANSTSKVLVGTFKIITWLGYCNSTINPMLYAFLNWDFQRALKKLLTCRRGSQVVMGEDIVSIVTFTKTAQDPRAQGERRSMFCNSE; this is encoded by the exons ATGGATATAAATATCTCTTTACTATCCAATATCTGTTCAGCCACCTTGTCCTTGGTGAAAGCAGGTGCCAATCAGACAGAAGCAGGCATTGGATTCCAGCAGGTGGCAATCGGACTGATACTCGCTTTTATAGATTTGGCGACTCTTTTGGGAAACACAGTGGTGTTTATCTGTCCCTTGATGGAGAAGAGGCTCCGGACAGTTACCTATATGTTTATCATGTCCTTAGCAATGGCAGATTTTCTTGTGGCTTGCCTGGTGATGCCATTTAG CATCGTTTATGAAGTGACTGGCATGTGGATGTTTGGGAGAGAGTTCTGCAAAGTCTGGATCTCATTCGACGTCATGTTCTGCACGGCTTCCATAGTCACATTGTGTTTCATCAGCCTGGACAGATACTGTTCTGTCGTAACACCCTATCGTTATTCAAAGAGGATGTCGCGGCAAAG GTGCGTCATAATGACCTGCGCTGTCTGGATCTATTCTTCCCTGATTTCCTTTTTGCCCGTCATGAAAGGCTGGAATGAGATACCCGGCGTGGATTTTGACGCTACCAAAGAGTGCGTCTTTGTCACCAACTGGGTTTTCGCCATTGTAGCTTCAGCTCTGGCCTTCTTCATCCCCTTCGCCATCATGTGCAGTATGTACTTCTTCATCTACCGCGCATCCAGACTCAAGGCCTCCCGCATCGTCTCTCAGACCCTCGACCTTCACTACCACCCACAGAGTAAACGCCAGAACAGCCTGCAGCTGGAAAACAAGGCCACTCGCACCATCAGCATCCtcatctcagtctttatactgtGTTGGCTGCCATATTTTGTCTTCAACGTATGGTTGGCCACCAAAGGGGCCAATTCCACCAGCAAAGTTCTTGTTGGCACTTTCAAGATCATCACCTGGCTGGGCTATTGCAATTCCACAATCAACCCAATGCTCTATGCTTTCCTCAACTGGGACTTTCAGCGAGCTCTGAAGAAACTGCTGACCTGCAGGCGCGGGTCTCAAGTGGTCATGGGCGAGGATATCGTTTCGATAGTGACGTTCACAAAGACAGCTCAAGACCCCAGAGCGCAAGGGGAAAGAAGATCTATGTTCTGCAACTCTGAATAA
- the LOC128400668 gene encoding histamine H2 receptor-like isoform X2 — MWMFGREFCKVWISFDVMFCTASIVTLCFISLDRYCSVVTPYRYSKRMSRQRCVIMTCAVWIYSSLISFLPVMKGWNEIPGVDFDATKECVFVTNWVFAIVASALAFFIPFAIMCSMYFFIYRASRLKASRIVSQTLDLHYHPQSKRQNSLQLENKATRTISILISVFILCWLPYFVFNVWLATKGANSTSKVLVGTFKIITWLGYCNSTINPMLYAFLNWDFQRALKKLLTCRRGSQVVMGEDIVSIVTFTKTAQDPRAQGERRSMFCNSE; from the exons ATGTGGATGTTTGGGAGAGAGTTCTGCAAAGTCTGGATCTCATTCGACGTCATGTTCTGCACGGCTTCCATAGTCACATTGTGTTTCATCAGCCTGGACAGATACTGTTCTGTCGTAACACCCTATCGTTATTCAAAGAGGATGTCGCGGCAAAG GTGCGTCATAATGACCTGCGCTGTCTGGATCTATTCTTCCCTGATTTCCTTTTTGCCCGTCATGAAAGGCTGGAATGAGATACCCGGCGTGGATTTTGACGCTACCAAAGAGTGCGTCTTTGTCACCAACTGGGTTTTCGCCATTGTAGCTTCAGCTCTGGCCTTCTTCATCCCCTTCGCCATCATGTGCAGTATGTACTTCTTCATCTACCGCGCATCCAGACTCAAGGCCTCCCGCATCGTCTCTCAGACCCTCGACCTTCACTACCACCCACAGAGTAAACGCCAGAACAGCCTGCAGCTGGAAAACAAGGCCACTCGCACCATCAGCATCCtcatctcagtctttatactgtGTTGGCTGCCATATTTTGTCTTCAACGTATGGTTGGCCACCAAAGGGGCCAATTCCACCAGCAAAGTTCTTGTTGGCACTTTCAAGATCATCACCTGGCTGGGCTATTGCAATTCCACAATCAACCCAATGCTCTATGCTTTCCTCAACTGGGACTTTCAGCGAGCTCTGAAGAAACTGCTGACCTGCAGGCGCGGGTCTCAAGTGGTCATGGGCGAGGATATCGTTTCGATAGTGACGTTCACAAAGACAGCTCAAGACCCCAGAGCGCAAGGGGAAAGAAGATCTATGTTCTGCAACTCTGAATAA